DNA sequence from the Pedobacter sp. W3I1 genome:
GGATTTAGCGTACAGCCCGACCCTTTGCGTAGCTTAGGGGCATGCCCAAATTTCTATTATTAATGTAAAGCATGGCGTTTCACTACCCCTCCTTTTAAATCGGCAATTTGTTGTTGAATCACAAATGCATCCGGATCGATCAGGCGAATAGCAGTTTGTAATTTGCTCATTTCCAGTTTGGTAACAACGGTGAAAATAATATCGATATCTTTCTTTTCTCCATAACCACCTTCGCCTTTATAAACAGTAACACCACGTTTCATATCTTTAATGATGAATTCCTTTATGTCTTCCTGATGTTCCGAAATAATGGTAACGCCAGTATACTGCTCTATACCATTTACGATGAAATCGATGGTGCTTGAAGCAGATAAATAAGTTAAAATGGCATACAGCGCAGTTTCGATGTTTAAGAAATAGGCAGCGAAAGCGAAAATAATGATATTTAAAATCAGAATGATGTTACCAACGGTTAAAATGCTGTTTTTACTGATGTAAAGTGCTAAAACCTCTGTACCGTCAATTACACAACCACCACGCATGGCCAATCCAATTCCGCCACCTAAAAACAAGCCACCAAAAAATGCGATGAGCAATTTATCGTGGGTAATGGGTTGAAAGGGAAGAAAAATTAAGGCCAATGAGAGCGCAGCAATGGCAATAGCGGTTTTAAGGGCAAAGCCTTTACCAATCTGCCTGTAACCTAAAATTACAAATGGAATGTTAATGATTGCAATAAGATACGATAAATTCCAGCCTGTTAAGGTGCTTAGCAGAAGGGAAATACCTGTAACACCACCATCTATAAAATGACTGGGCATTAAAAAGCTTTTTAAGCCAAAACATGCCGAAGTTACACCTGCAATAATTAAAAGAATTTCTTTTATAAACCTGATGTTCCTGTTTTTAATGCGGTTCATGCTTCTGCTTCAGTTTTAGCTTCTTCTTTCTTGCTACGAATATAATTAACAAGTTCCAATACCTCAAATGCATCTTTAAGTAAAAAGTTTCCGCTTCGGGTACGGGTAAGTTTGGAAAGATAAGCCCCACTGTTTAAAGTTTTACCAAAATCGGATATTAAGGAGCGGATATAAGTGCCTTTGCTGCATACAATCCTGAAATCGATCTCGGGGTAGTTCGATCCGTGTGATTTCGAACGCTGGAACACTTACAAAACGCTTACGCAACTCCACCTCTTCACCTAATCTTGCTTTTACGTATAAACGTTCGCCATTAACCTTTACCGCGGAGTGTGCGGGTGGATATTGTTCTATATCGCCAATAAAAGGTTTACAAGTAGCATATATATCTTCTTCGGTAATGTGGCTGATGTCGAAGGTTTGATCTACCTCAGTTTCCATATCAAAAGACGGGGTAGTGGCACCCAAAATCATGGTACCGGTATATTCTTTCTCTTCAGCCTGGAAAGTGTCTATTTGTTTAGTCAGCTTGCCTGTACAGATGATTAACAAGCCTGTAGCAAGAGGATCTAAAGTGCCGGCATGACCAACCTTTAGCTTTAACGGTTTTAAAGAATTACGGATTTTGCCCACCACATCAAATGATGTCCATTTGTATGGTTTGTTAATTAAGAGCAATTCGCCTTCAGCAAAATGGAAATCTTTAAATTTTGAATTTTCAGTACTCACAAATCTTTTTTGCGCAAAGATACGGATTCGATGCGGTTTGCCTAAGTTTTTTTACCACAGATAAAAAGGATACACACAGATATAGGCATCCATGTTTATCTGTGGTTAATATTCCTACGGATTATATAATTTGTAAGTTGTGGCCACTCAATAGCAGGATGATAATAATTAAACCTGCAGCGATCCTGTACCATCCAAAAACTTTAAAGCCATGTTTGTTTAAGTATCCGATAAAACTTTTAATGGCCAAAAGCGCCACTACAAAAGCAATAACATTACCAATAATTAAAAGGTTGGTCTGTTCATGTGTAATCGTATTACCTTCTTTATAAAAATCGTACAGTTTTTTAGCTGTTGCAGCAAACATGGTAGGTACTGCCAAAAAGAATGAAAATTCTGCAGCAACTTTTCTACTTAATTTCTGACTCATGCCACCAACAATAGTTGCGCCTGAGCGAGATACGCCCGGTATCATGGC
Encoded proteins:
- a CDS encoding YitT family protein; this translates as MNRIKNRNIRFIKEILLIIAGVTSACFGLKSFLMPSHFIDGGVTGISLLLSTLTGWNLSYLIAIINIPFVILGYRQIGKGFALKTAIAIAALSLALIFLPFQPITHDKLLIAFFGGLFLGGGIGLAMRGGCVIDGTEVLALYISKNSILTVGNIILILNIIIFAFAAYFLNIETALYAILTYLSASSTIDFIVNGIEQYTGVTIISEHQEDIKEFIIKDMKRGVTVYKGEGGYGEKKDIDIIFTVVTKLEMSKLQTAIRLIDPDAFVIQQQIADLKGGVVKRHALH